Proteins from a single region of Chitinibacter bivalviorum:
- a CDS encoding retention module-containing protein, protein MAETIIGSSNSAKAITVVEGEAFIRDASGKVSPVAAGDVLQEGQVIFTSSTGHVTLLLPNGQVLELGADRNLLLDGDVTASAPTDPTEALVANAGSSADQIINAINAGKDLSEELDATAAGLNAGAGGEDGHGFVRLLRIAEAVDPVSFEFKTELNPVHDSIEPAANPAAVVLLPENQQPVGQNQSATTPEDTPVRGQAIAQDSDGDVLSYSKSSDPAHGTVTVDGKGAWVYTPNKDFNGNDSFTILVDDGKGGKDTITVNVGVTPVNDPPVLVDANGQPLGNDMAVSTPEDTPVSGKLDAKDPDGDTLTFSKTSDPAHGSVTVDPNGGWTYTPNKDYNGPDSFTVLVDDGKGGKDTITVNVGVTPVNDPPVPVDPKVPGESFDPATGNYSHTTPEDTAVSGKVIATDKDGDTLTYTLNSQPTHGTVVFKADGSYTYTPSADYNGKDSFTVLVDDGHGGKVTSTVNIDVTPVNDPPVPVDPKVPGETFDPATGNYSHTTPEDTAVSGKVIATDKDGDTLTYTLNSQPTHGTVVFKADGSYTYTPGQDYNGKDSFTVLVDDGHGGKVTSTVNIDITPVNDAPDAINDTTSTAINTPVVNVNVLGNDKDVDGDTLTVTKAELADTTKGTVTLNADGTINFTPATNVTGPVVVNYTISDGHGGTDTAQLTINVGANTPPTGADKTLTLAEDTNVTVKASDFGFSDADAGQTLSAVRIDSLPANGQLTLNGAAVTAGQEISVLDLNAGKLVFTPAADANGNNYANFTFSVKDSSGAFDTVPNKVTFDVTPVNDTPTPVDPKVPGETFDPASGNYSHTTPEDTAVSGKVTATDKDGDTLTYTLNSQPAHGTVVFKADGSYTYTPSQDYNGKDSFTVLVDDGHGGKVTSTVNIDVTPVNDPPVPVDPKVPGESFDPATGNYSHTTPEDTAVSGKVIATDKDGDTLTYTLNSQPTHGTVVFKADGSYTYTPSADYNGKDSFTVLVDDGHGGKVTSTVNIDVTPVNDPPVPVDPKVPGETFDPATGNYSHTTPEDTAVSGKVIATDKDGDTLTYTLNSQPTHGTVVFKADGSYTYTPGQDYNGKDSFTVLVDDGHGGKVTSTVNIDITPVNDAPDAINDTTSTAINTPVVNVNVLGNDKDVDGDTLTVTKAELADTTKGTVTLNADGTINFTPATNVTGPVVVNYTISDGHGGTDTAQLTINVGANTPPTGADKTLTLAEDTNVTVKASDFGFSDADAGQTLSAVRIDSLPANGQLTLNGAAVTAGQEISVLDLNAGKLVFTPAADANGNNYANFTFSVKDSSGAFDTVPNKVTFDVTPVNDTPTPVDPKVPGETFDPASGNYSHTTPEDTAVSGKVTATDKDGDTLTYTLNSQPAHGTVVFKADGSYTYTPSQDYNGKDSFTVLVDDGHGGKVTSTVNIDVTPVNDPPVPVDPKVPGESFDPATGNYSHTTPEDTAVSGKVIATDKDGDTLTYTLNSQPTHGTVVFKADGSYTYTPSADYNGKDSFTVLVDDGHGGKVTSTVNIDVTPVNDPPVPVDPKVPGETFDPATGNYSHTTPEDTAVSGKVIATDKDGDTLTYTLNSQPTHGTVVFKADGSYTYTPGQDYNGKDSFTVLVDDGHGGKVTSTVNIDITPVNDAPDAINDTTSTAINTPVVNVNVLGNDKDVDGDTLTVTKAELADTTKGTVTLNADGTINFTPATNVTGPVVVNYTISDGHGGTDTAQLTINVGANTPPTGADKTLTLAEDTNVTVKASDFGFSDADAGQTLSAVRIDSLPANGQLTLNGAAVTAGQEISVLDLNAGKLVFTPAADANGNNYANFTFSVKDSSGAFDTVPNKVTFDVTPVNDTPTPVDPKVPGETFDPASGNYSHTTPEDTAVSGKVTATDKDGDTLTYTLNSQPAHGTVVFKADGSYTYTPSQDYNGKDSFTVLVDDGHGGKVTSTVNIDVTPVNDPPVPVDPKVPGESFDPATGNYSHTTPEDTAVSGKVIATDKDGDTLTYTLNSQPTHGTVVFKADGSYTYTPSQDYNGKDSFTVLVDDGHGGKVTSTVNIDITPVNDAPDAINDVTTTAYNTPVVNVNVLGNDKDVDGDTLTVTKAELADTTKGTITLNADGTINFTPATNVTGPVVVNYTISDGHGGTDTAQLTINVGNDATPPSIANQSFTYAENQTTGAIVGSVTASDNTGVTGYGFKWANGSINATSEDGFYSINAAGKISLTAAGVASTMNDFDDTGAGAKNSSSYTVDVVDAAGNHSSATVTLGVTDLDDTAPVIANQSFTYAENQTAGAIVGSVTATDNTGVTGYGFKWANGSINATSEDGFYSINAAGKISLTAAGVDSTMNDFDDTGAGAKNSSSYTVDVVDAAGNHSSATVTLGVTDLDDTAPVIANQSFTYAENQTTGAIVGSVTATDNTGVTGYGFKWANGSINATSEDGFYSINAAGKITLTAAGVASTMNDFDDTGAGAKNSSSYTVDVVDAAGNHSSATVTLGVTDLDDTAPVIANQSFTYAENQTAGAIVGSVTATDNTGVTGYGFKWANGSINATSEDGFYSINAAGKISLTAAGVASTMNDFDDTGASAKNSSSYTVDVVDAAGNHSSATVTLGVTDLDDTAPVIANQSFTYAENQTAGAIVGSVTATDNTGVTGYGFKWANGSINATSEDGFYSINAAGKISLTAAGVASTMNDFDDTGAGAKNSSSYTVDVVDAAGNHSSATVTLGVTDLDDTAPVIANQSFTYAENQTTGAVVGSVVASDNVGVVAYGFKWASGSVATTSEDGFYKIDSTGKITLTAAGIASTMNDFDDTGASAKNSSNYVIDVMDAARNHSTATVTLSVTDLDDTAPTIANQTFSYAENQATGAIVGSVVASDNTGVTGYGFKWSNGTINATSQDGFYSINSAGKISLTAAGVASTMNDFDDTGASAKNSSNYTIDVVDAAGNHSTATVGLNVTDLGDFNGGGGVDTFMLSKNGGNNAILNISLNTYMLPNGQWADVGAGPGMGVTKQVAVTLQTDLFVNSSDSNDYVDLGVSYGNNTVYTGSSLPNATTGQPSQTTLLNTDFMQKDVITDADGIGITNIMSPVQPITDTVVMGHGNDTVYGGGGNLTAYGADGNDTLRGNSGVDGLRGGAGNDTLIGGAGNDVLRGDSGSDVFKWTLGDQGSVGTPARDIVMDFNNAKSGNVAGDVDALDLRDLLQGETHNAAVTGDIGNLLNHLHFEKSGSDTIVHISSKGEFSGSNWVAKEDQVITLQGVDLTTAGNDQAIIQDLLKNGKLITD, encoded by the coding sequence ATGGCTGAAACAATCATCGGTAGCAGCAACAGCGCCAAAGCAATCACCGTCGTGGAAGGCGAGGCATTTATCCGCGATGCCAGCGGTAAAGTGAGCCCAGTTGCTGCAGGTGATGTGTTGCAAGAAGGCCAGGTGATTTTCACCTCCAGTACCGGCCATGTGACCTTGCTCTTGCCTAATGGCCAAGTGCTGGAATTGGGCGCTGATCGCAACTTGCTACTCGATGGCGATGTTACAGCGAGTGCGCCGACGGATCCGACCGAAGCCTTGGTGGCTAATGCAGGCAGCAGTGCCGATCAAATCATCAATGCCATCAATGCTGGCAAAGACCTTTCCGAAGAATTAGATGCAACTGCAGCCGGTTTGAATGCGGGCGCTGGCGGTGAAGATGGTCACGGTTTTGTCCGCTTATTGCGAATTGCCGAAGCCGTCGATCCTGTCAGCTTTGAATTTAAAACCGAGCTTAACCCAGTTCATGACAGCATCGAACCCGCAGCCAATCCAGCTGCCGTCGTTTTGCTGCCTGAAAACCAGCAGCCTGTTGGACAAAATCAATCAGCAACGACGCCAGAAGATACGCCAGTTCGCGGCCAAGCCATCGCCCAAGATAGTGATGGCGATGTGCTCAGTTACAGCAAATCGAGCGACCCAGCGCACGGTACAGTGACTGTCGATGGCAAAGGCGCTTGGGTTTACACGCCGAACAAAGACTTTAATGGTAATGATAGCTTTACGATCTTGGTCGATGACGGCAAGGGCGGCAAAGACACCATTACCGTCAATGTCGGCGTGACACCGGTGAATGATCCGCCAGTCTTGGTTGATGCCAATGGCCAGCCATTGGGCAACGATATGGCGGTGAGTACACCCGAAGACACCCCAGTTAGCGGCAAGCTCGACGCCAAAGATCCCGATGGCGATACACTGACATTCAGCAAAACCAGCGACCCAGCCCACGGTAGTGTCACGGTCGATCCAAACGGCGGCTGGACTTATACGCCAAACAAAGACTACAACGGTCCAGATTCATTCACGGTTTTGGTCGATGATGGCAAAGGCGGCAAAGACACAATTACCGTCAATGTGGGCGTAACGCCAGTCAACGATCCACCTGTACCGGTTGATCCAAAAGTCCCAGGCGAGAGTTTCGACCCAGCCACCGGCAACTACAGCCACACCACGCCAGAAGACACGGCAGTGAGCGGCAAAGTCATCGCCACCGACAAAGACGGCGACACGCTGACGTACACGCTCAACAGCCAGCCAACGCACGGCACAGTCGTGTTCAAAGCCGACGGCTCGTACACCTACACCCCAAGCGCTGACTACAACGGCAAAGACAGCTTTACCGTTCTGGTTGACGACGGCCACGGCGGTAAAGTGACCAGTACGGTGAATATCGACGTGACACCGGTTAACGATCCACCTGTTCCAGTTGATCCAAAAGTACCGGGTGAAACGTTCGATCCAGCCACCGGCAACTACAGCCACACCACGCCAGAAGACACGGCAGTGAGCGGCAAAGTCATCGCCACCGACAAAGATGGCGACACGCTGACGTACACACTGAACAGCCAGCCAACGCACGGCACTGTCGTGTTCAAAGCCGACGGCAGCTACACCTACACGCCAGGCCAAGACTACAACGGCAAAGACAGCTTTACCGTTCTGGTTGACGATGGCCACGGCGGTAAAGTGACCAGCACGGTCAATATCGACATCACACCAGTCAACGACGCCCCCGATGCGATCAACGACACCACCAGCACTGCCATCAATACCCCGGTGGTGAATGTGAACGTACTCGGCAACGACAAAGACGTTGACGGCGATACCCTCACAGTGACCAAAGCAGAACTCGCTGACACCACCAAAGGTACGGTCACGCTCAACGCCGACGGCACGATCAACTTCACGCCCGCGACCAACGTCACCGGCCCAGTCGTGGTGAACTACACCATCAGCGATGGACATGGTGGTACAGATACCGCCCAACTGACGATTAACGTGGGCGCCAACACGCCACCGACTGGCGCAGACAAAACGCTCACGCTGGCAGAAGATACCAACGTCACCGTTAAAGCCAGCGACTTTGGCTTTAGCGACGCCGACGCAGGTCAAACGCTGTCTGCCGTCCGCATCGACAGCCTGCCAGCCAATGGTCAACTGACGCTCAACGGCGCGGCGGTGACAGCCGGTCAGGAAATCAGCGTGCTTGACCTGAACGCCGGCAAACTGGTGTTCACACCTGCTGCCGACGCCAATGGTAACAACTACGCCAACTTCACCTTCAGCGTCAAAGACAGCTCAGGTGCGTTTGACACCGTGCCAAACAAAGTGACGTTCGATGTTACGCCAGTCAACGACACCCCAACACCGGTAGATCCAAAAGTCCCCGGTGAAACGTTCGACCCAGCCTCCGGCAACTACAGCCACACCACGCCAGAAGACACGGCAGTGAGCGGCAAAGTGACAGCCACCGACAAAGACGGCGACACGCTGACGTACACACTGAACAGCCAGCCAGCACACGGCACCGTCGTATTCAAGGCTGACGGCAGCTACACCTACACGCCAAGTCAAGACTACAACGGCAAAGACAGCTTCACGGTTCTGGTTGACGACGGCCACGGCGGTAAAGTGACCAGCACGGTCAATATCGACGTGACACCAGTCAACGATCCACCTGTACCGGTTGATCCAAAAGTACCTGGTGAGAGTTTCGACCCAGCCACCGGCAACTACAGCCACACCACGCCAGAAGACACGGCAGTGAGCGGCAAAGTCATCGCCACCGACAAAGACGGCGACACGCTGACGTACACGCTCAACAGCCAGCCAACGCACGGCACAGTCGTGTTCAAAGCCGACGGCTCGTACACCTACACCCCAAGCGCTGACTACAACGGCAAAGACAGCTTTACCGTTCTGGTTGACGACGGCCACGGCGGTAAAGTGACCAGTACGGTGAATATCGACGTGACACCGGTTAACGATCCACCTGTTCCAGTTGATCCAAAAGTACCGGGTGAAACGTTCGATCCAGCCACCGGCAACTACAGCCACACCACGCCAGAAGACACGGCAGTGAGCGGCAAAGTCATCGCCACCGACAAAGATGGCGACACGCTGACGTACACACTGAACAGCCAGCCAACGCACGGCACTGTCGTGTTCAAAGCCGACGGCAGCTACACCTACACGCCAGGCCAAGACTACAACGGCAAAGACAGCTTTACCGTTCTGGTTGACGATGGCCACGGCGGTAAAGTGACCAGCACGGTCAATATCGACATCACACCAGTCAACGACGCCCCCGATGCGATCAACGACACCACCAGCACTGCCATCAATACCCCGGTGGTGAATGTGAACGTACTCGGCAACGACAAAGACGTTGACGGCGATACCCTCACAGTGACCAAAGCAGAACTCGCTGACACCACCAAAGGTACGGTCACGCTCAACGCCGACGGCACGATCAACTTCACGCCCGCGACCAACGTCACCGGCCCAGTCGTGGTGAACTACACCATCAGCGATGGACATGGTGGTACAGATACCGCCCAACTGACGATTAACGTGGGCGCCAACACGCCACCGACTGGCGCAGACAAAACGCTCACGCTGGCAGAAGATACCAACGTCACCGTTAAAGCCAGCGACTTTGGCTTTAGCGACGCCGACGCAGGTCAAACGCTGTCTGCCGTCCGCATCGACAGCCTGCCAGCCAATGGTCAACTGACGCTCAACGGCGCGGCGGTGACAGCCGGTCAGGAAATCAGCGTGCTTGACCTGAACGCCGGCAAACTGGTGTTCACACCTGCTGCCGACGCCAATGGTAACAACTACGCCAACTTCACCTTCAGCGTCAAAGACAGCTCAGGTGCGTTTGACACCGTGCCAAACAAAGTGACGTTCGATGTTACGCCAGTCAACGACACCCCAACACCGGTAGATCCAAAAGTCCCCGGTGAAACGTTCGACCCAGCCTCCGGCAACTACAGCCACACCACGCCAGAAGACACGGCAGTGAGCGGCAAAGTGACAGCCACCGACAAAGACGGCGACACGCTGACGTACACACTGAACAGCCAGCCAGCACACGGCACCGTCGTATTCAAGGCTGACGGCAGCTACACCTACACGCCAAGTCAAGACTACAACGGCAAAGACAGCTTCACGGTTCTGGTTGACGACGGCCACGGCGGTAAAGTGACCAGCACGGTCAATATCGACGTGACACCAGTCAACGATCCACCTGTACCGGTTGATCCAAAAGTACCTGGTGAGAGTTTCGACCCAGCCACCGGCAACTACAGCCACACCACGCCAGAAGACACGGCAGTGAGCGGCAAAGTCATCGCCACCGACAAAGACGGCGACACGCTGACGTACACGCTCAACAGCCAGCCAACGCACGGCACAGTCGTGTTCAAAGCCGACGGCTCGTACACCTACACCCCAAGCGCTGACTACAACGGCAAAGACAGCTTTACCGTTCTGGTTGACGACGGCCACGGCGGTAAAGTGACCAGTACGGTGAATATCGACGTGACACCGGTTAACGATCCACCTGTTCCAGTTGATCCAAAAGTACCGGGTGAAACGTTCGATCCAGCCACCGGCAACTACAGCCACACCACGCCAGAAGACACGGCAGTGAGCGGCAAAGTCATCGCCACCGACAAAGATGGCGACACGCTGACGTACACACTGAACAGCCAGCCAACGCACGGCACTGTCGTGTTCAAAGCCGACGGCAGCTACACCTACACGCCAGGCCAAGACTACAACGGCAAAGACAGCTTTACCGTTCTGGTTGACGATGGCCACGGCGGTAAAGTGACCAGCACGGTCAATATCGACATCACACCAGTCAACGACGCCCCCGATGCGATCAACGACACCACCAGCACTGCCATCAATACCCCGGTGGTGAATGTGAACGTACTCGGCAACGACAAAGACGTTGACGGCGATACCCTCACAGTGACCAAAGCAGAACTCGCTGACACCACCAAAGGTACGGTCACGCTCAACGCCGACGGCACGATCAACTTCACGCCCGCGACCAACGTCACCGGCCCAGTCGTGGTGAACTACACCATCAGCGATGGACATGGTGGTACAGATACCGCCCAACTGACGATTAACGTGGGCGCCAACACGCCACCGACTGGCGCAGACAAAACGCTCACGCTGGCAGAAGATACCAACGTCACCGTTAAAGCCAGCGACTTTGGCTTTAGCGACGCCGACGCAGGTCAAACGCTGTCTGCCGTCCGCATCGACAGCCTGCCAGCCAATGGTCAACTGACGCTCAACGGCGCGGCGGTGACAGCCGGTCAGGAAATCAGCGTGCTTGACCTGAACGCCGGCAAACTGGTGTTCACACCTGCTGCCGACGCCAATGGTAACAACTACGCCAACTTCACCTTCAGCGTCAAAGACAGCTCAGGTGCGTTTGACACCGTGCCAAACAAAGTGACGTTCGATGTTACGCCAGTCAACGACACCCCAACACCGGTAGATCCAAAAGTCCCCGGTGAAACGTTCGACCCAGCCTCCGGCAACTACAGCCACACCACGCCAGAAGACACGGCAGTGAGCGGCAAAGTGACAGCCACCGACAAAGACGGCGACACGCTGACGTACACACTGAACAGCCAGCCAGCACACGGCACCGTCGTATTCAAGGCTGACGGCAGCTACACCTACACGCCAAGTCAAGACTACAACGGCAAAGACAGCTTCACGGTTCTGGTTGACGACGGCCACGGCGGTAAAGTGACCAGCACGGTCAATATCGACGTGACACCAGTCAACGATCCACCTGTACCGGTTGATCCAAAAGTACCTGGTGAGAGTTTCGACCCAGCCACCGGCAACTACAGCCACACCACGCCAGAAGACACGGCAGTGAGCGGCAAAGTCATCGCCACCGACAAAGACGGCGACACGCTGACGTACACGCTCAACAGCCAGCCAACGCACGGCACAGTCGTGTTCAAAGCCGACGGCTCGTACACCTACACGCCAAGCCAAGACTACAACGGCAAAGACAGCTTCACGGTTCTGGTTGACGACGGCCACGGCGGCAAAGTGACCAGCACGGTCAACATCGACATCACACCAGTCAACGACGCTCCGGATGCGATCAATGATGTGACGACGACGGCTTACAATACCCCCGTGGTGAATGTGAATGTACTCGGCAACGACAAAGACGTTGACGGCGATACCCTCACGGTAACTAAAGCTGAACTGGCCGATACGACTAAGGGCACGATCACGCTCAACGCCGACGGCACGATCAATTTTACGCCCGCGACCAACGTCACTGGCCCAGTCGTGGTGAACTACACCATCAGCGATGGTCATGGTGGCACCGATACCGCGCAATTAACGATCAACGTGGGTAACGACGCAACGCCGCCGAGCATTGCCAACCAATCCTTCACCTACGCTGAAAACCAAACGACGGGCGCAATCGTTGGCAGCGTGACCGCCAGCGACAACACTGGCGTAACGGGTTACGGCTTCAAGTGGGCGAATGGCAGCATTAACGCCACCAGCGAAGATGGCTTCTACAGCATCAACGCCGCTGGCAAAATCAGCCTCACCGCCGCCGGTGTGGCCAGCACGATGAACGACTTTGATGACACCGGCGCTGGCGCTAAAAACAGCAGCAGCTACACCGTTGATGTGGTCGATGCAGCCGGTAACCACAGCTCAGCAACTGTGACGCTGGGCGTAACGGATCTGGATGACACTGCACCAGTGATTGCCAACCAATCCTTCACCTACGCTGAAAACCAAACCGCAGGCGCAATCGTTGGCAGCGTGACCGCGACCGATAATACCGGCGTAACAGGTTACGGCTTCAAGTGGGCGAATGGCAGCATTAACGCCACGAGCGAAGATGGCTTCTACAGCATCAACGCCGCCGGCAAGATCAGCCTCACCGCTGCGGGCGTTGACAGCACGATGAACGACTTTGACGACACTGGTGCGGGCGCTAAAAACAGCAGCAGCTACACCGTTGATGTGGTCGATGCCGCAGGTAACCACAGCAGTGCAACTGTGACGCTGGGCGTCACGGATCTGGACGACACTGCACCTGTCATTGCGAACCAGAGCTTCACCTACGCTGAAAACCAAACCACCGGCGCAATCGTCGGCAGTGTGACCGCGACCGACAACACCGGCGTAACAGGTTACGGCTTCAAGTGGGCGAATGGCAGCATCAATGCGACCAGTGAAGATGGCTTCTACAGCATCAACGCCGCCGGCAAAATTACGCTGACCGCTGCGGGCGTGGCCAGCACGATGAACGACTTTGATGACACTGGCGCTGGCGCTAAAAACAGCAGCAGCTACACCGTCGATGTGGTCGATGCTGCTGGCAACCACAGCTCAGCAACCGTCACGTTGGGCGTAACGGATCTGGACGACACTGCACCTGTCATTGCGAACCAGAGCTTTACCTACGCTGAAAACCAAACCGCAGGCGCGATCGTTGGCAGCGTGACCGCGACCGACAACACTGGCGTAACAGGTTACGGCTTCAAGTGGGCGAATGGCAGCATCAACGCGACGAGTGAAGATGGCTTCTACAGCATCAACGCCGCCGGCAAGATCAGCCTCACCGCTGCGGGCGTGGCCAGCACGATGAACGACTTTGACGACACCGGCGCTTCGGCGAAAAACAGCAGCAGCTACACCGTTGATGTGGTCGATGCTGCGGGTAACCACAGCTCAGCCACTGTGACGCTGGGCGTAACGGATCTGGACGACACTGCACCTGTCATTGCGAACCAGAGCTTCACCTACGCTGAAAACCAAACCGCAGGCGCGATCGTTGGCAGCGTGACCGCGACCGATAACACTGGCGTAACAGGTTACGGCTTCAAGTGGGCGAATGGCAGCATCAACGCCACGAGCGAAGATGGCTTCTACAGCATCAACGCCGCCGGCAAAATTAGCCTCACCGCTGCGGGCGTTGCCAGCACGATGAACGACTTTGACGACACCGGCGCGGGCGCTAAAAACAGCAGCAGCTACACCGTTGATGTGGTCGATGCCGCAGGTAACCACAGCAGTGCAACCGTCACGCTTGGCGTCACGGATCTGGACGACACTGCCCCAGTTATCGCCAACCAATCGTTTACGTACGCTGAAAACCAAACGACTGGTGCCGTTGTTGGCTCTGTCGTGGCGAGTGACAATGTCGGCGTGGTGGCTTATGGCTTTAAGTGGGCCAGCGGTTCGGTGGCGACGACCAGTGAAGATGGTTTCTACAAAATTGATTCGACAGGCAAGATCACGCTGACTGCGGCAGGTATTGCCAGCACGATGAATGATTTCGATGACACAGGGGCTTCGGCGAAAAATAGCAGCAATTATGTGATTGATGTAATGGATGCCGCACGCAATCACAGTACCGCTACGGTGACGCTGAGTGTGACGGATTTGGATGATACGGCGCCGACGATTGCGAATCAAACGTTTAGCTATGCCGAAAATCAAGCGACAGGCGCGATTGTGGGTAGCGTAGTGGCCAGCGACAACACCGGCGTAACGGGCTATGGCTTTAAGTGGAGCAATGGCACGATCAATGCCACGAGCCAAGATGGTTTCTACAGCATCAATTCAGCCGGCAAGATCAGCCTGACTGCGGCGGGCGTTGCCAGCACGATGAACGATTTTGACGACACGGGCGCTTCGGCGAAAAACAGCAGCAATTACACGATCGATGTGGTCGATGCTGCCGGTAATCACAGTACGGCGACGGTTGGTCTCAATGTAACCGATCTGGGCGACTTTAACGGTGGTGGTGGTGTAGATACCTTCATGCTGTCGAAGAATGGCGGAAATAATGCGATTCTGAATATCAGCTTGAATACGTATATGTTGCCGAATGGTCAGTGGGCTGATGTGGGGGCTGGCCCGGGTATGGGCGTGACCAAACAGGTTGCGGTGACTTTACAGACGGATTTGTTTGTGAATTCCAGCGATAGCAATGACTATGTTGACCTTGGGGTTAGCTATGGCAATAACACCGTCTACACAGGCTCATCCTTACCCAATGCTACGACAGGACAGCCATCGCAAACGACATTACTGAATACCGACTTCATGCAAAAAGACGTGATCACTGATGCCGATGGCATTGGTATCACCAATATCATGAGCCCAGTTCAGCCGATTACTGATACGGTGGTAATGGGTCATGGCAATGACACTGTGTATGGTGGTGGCGGTAATCTGACGGCTTATGGCGCAGATGGCAATGACACCTTGCGTGGCAATTCCGGTGTCGATGGCTTACGTGGTGGTGCGGGTAATGACACCTTGATCGGTGGCGCAGGCAATGATGTCTTGCGTGGTGACTCTGGCTCGGATGTCTTTAAGTGGACTTTGGGTGATCAGGGTAGCGTCGGTACGCCAGCGCGCGACATTGTGATGGATTTCAATAATGCTAAATCAGGTAATGTGGCGGGTGATGTCGATGCACTTGATTTGCGTGATCTATTGCAAGGTGAAACGCACAATGCCGCCGTGACTGGCGATATTGGTAATTTGCTAAATCACCTGCATTTTGAAAAATCAGGCAGCGATACCATTGTTCATATCAGCAGCAAAGGTGAGTTCAGTGGTAGTAACTGGGTGGCAAAAGAAGATCAGGTCATCACTTTGCAGGGCGTGGATTTGACCACGGCGGGTAATGATCAGGCCATCATTCAAGATCTGCTCAAAAATGGTAAGCTCATTACTGATTAA
- a CDS encoding helix-turn-helix transcriptional regulator, translating to MSLAIYLIGNDELLLDYWQQGLATYHCERASDWSQLAPGSIVLLDLDSAALPAWQDAVWAQRTRDYMVLASSSTPDDEQGYVALQSGCSGYCHAYSPYPLLQQIIEVVKSGEIWAGRTLVQRLLGAINRLPSKNNPLLGLSEREAQVARLTATGLSNKEIARELEITERTVKAHLTTIFEKLAVSDRVQLVLRVNGLA from the coding sequence ATGAGCTTAGCAATCTATTTAATTGGCAATGATGAGCTGCTGCTCGATTACTGGCAGCAGGGGCTGGCTACGTATCATTGCGAGCGAGCAAGCGATTGGTCGCAATTAGCCCCGGGCTCGATTGTGCTGCTCGATTTGGATAGCGCCGCTCTGCCCGCCTGGCAAGATGCGGTTTGGGCACAACGAACCCGCGACTATATGGTATTGGCAAGTAGCTCGACTCCTGACGATGAGCAGGGGTATGTGGCTCTGCAGTCAGGTTGCAGCGGGTATTGCCATGCATACTCCCCATATCCATTGTTGCAACAAATCATCGAGGTCGTTAAATCGGGCGAGATTTGGGCTGGCCGTACTTTGGTGCAGCGTTTACTGGGGGCGATTAATCGCTTGCCGAGTAAAAATAATCCGCTACTCGGTCTTTCCGAGCGCGAAGCGCAGGTTGCCCGCCTAACCGCGACGGGACTGAGCAATAAGGAAATCGCGCGCGAACTTGAGATTACCGAGCGCACCGTCAAGGCGCATTTAACGACAATTTTCGAAAAATTAGCCGTTAGCGATCGCGTGCAACTGGTGCTGCGCGTGAATGGCTTGGCCTGA